ACTGTGATTGGGTAATTACTGGTTCTTAGTTggggagtgaggtgggggaggCCCTACAGGGAGGTGAGAAGTGAACTCCCAGATGTAGATAGGTAATGTGCAGTTTATGGTACATTGTCAGTCACTGTCCTTCTGGTAGATTAAAAGCACACCAACATTTAGACAGAGTACTGGGGACATCACCAGGGGCTCTGTTGGGGATGGTCACAGACACTGCTAGGTTGGAGATACTTGTTGTCTGTCATGATGGACAATAATGGAGGCCCCATGGCCGATCTTGCCAGGGGCATCACGAAGGCATCAGGATGTAAGATGAATGGGTGGactagaaaaaaaaggaagttgtcaatttatttattaatctaaAAATTGTACTGAATTCTCACCACTTTAATGAAAGTGAAATAAGGGGAGTATGAAGGttaccaaatgttttttttttctttttgggtcacacatggcgatgcacaggggttactcctggctctgcactcaagaatcacccctggcggtgctcagaggaccaaatgggatgctgggaatagaacctgggtcggctgtgtgcaaggcaaacgccctatccactgtgctattgttccagccccggtTACCAGATCTTATGAGAGTAATGAAAACAGACATTAGGCTGGAAGAAACTGTGGGAGAGTTAATGGATCACAACACTATTTCCTAGAGTTAAAGACAGATGATAAACAGTACTACAGTAAGGTGAAAGGGGGAGGTAATGAAGAGTATGCAGACATCATgttggagtacagcaggtagggcatttgccttgcatgtgctcaacAGGGTTTGATCGTAAGCACCATGTGTGTTCCAGAGACCCATAGCAGTGAgtgaatgcagtgccaggagcatcGCCGGTGTGCCCCTCTTCCGCCACACCAAAAAGGGGCGTAATGAGAGGATATTTAGACGCTCTCCTGATGTGTGTGCAATGTCCTAAAATGGAAGGACAATGGTGGGTCAGAAGCTGTTGCATTAGGGCCCAGATATGATGCAGGAAGGAGTAAAGGAGGACAAGTCATCAGAGACTGTAAGATGGGGAAGGACTTAGGGCTGGGAAGGAGTTACTGTGATGATTGGAAATAAATGAGCAAATGATAGATCAGATATTGATCCGAGGTGAAGAAAAGTGGGTAAATACTCCTCAATTGGAGTCGAGTTAAAGGGGTATCTGCAGTCCTGCCCCCTCCACCAGCAATGCCCCCGTTTGCCTCCCCCACCTTGCAGTTAAAAGAGCATCTCTGCACAATTATATCCTCACCCTGAATTCTCAGTGAACCAACATGGAAGAGTCATTCTTGTTACATTTGCGGCCTGAAGGCTGAGAAGTCAGACCCTCCTGCCCATATCTGAAGATGTTGCTGTTCATTAGGGTCAGACACGTCACTTTCTGAGATATCCAACCTGTAGACAAGTCCAAGTGGTCTACTTTCCATCCCTCcgtactcttttcttttttgatttttgggtcacacctggtgatgcacaggggttattcctggctctacactcagaaattactcctggcggtgctcagggaaccatatgggatgctgggaatcgaacctgggttggccagtgcaaggcaaacgccctatccactgtgctatcgctctagccccatccatccctccatacTCTTAACTTGGAAATATATCAAAGTACTGTAAGGTTTAGAAGTTAGGTACTGAGGTGGGCTCCTAActggggggagcagggctgaATATTGGGCAGAGTGATCAGGATATTTTGGAGtcacttttgttgttttggggccacacctggctctgtactcatggatcactcctgacaagggttgggagcccatatggggtgctgggaatcgaacctgggtcagccctgtacaaggcaaggaccctgcccactgtactatctctggcccccttaTGCAGTCACTTTGGAGCTGAGTATTCTGGGATCACCCCAGGAATGCTAAAACACCAAGATTCTACATGGTGTTCTATCTCAGTTTTGCCTTCTTTAAACAGAgcagcaaaatatttaaactactggtgccagaacaatagtacagtgggtaggatgcttgccctgcacacagctaacccaggttagattcccagcatcctatatggtttcctgagtaacactaggagtaatttccgagtgcagagtcacaagtaacccctgagcatcactgggtgtggctcaaaaacgaaagaatatttaaaaaattagcctCAATTTTGTGGAATAAGAAGAACCAACTCTCCACAATGTGTCTCTATGGAATGCAGACTCATTTTTTATGGAATGTCTAGGTCAGACGAGTCTAGGCTCACAGCAGTGAATATAAAGGGCAAATATGCTACTGCTGAATCCAAAGATAGTTTGTACAGGGCACTACGTTGAAGTGCTGGGAgaatataggtgtgtgtgtggctttaaACTAGGAAAGAAAAGCCTCTGCTAAGAAGTGCCATTGGAAAACAGAAATTATCTACAGATGTGAGAAACTTCTCTTTGAAGCGGCCACTGTGAATATGAAGTCCCTGAGGGCCTGagtttatgtgtttatgtgttgCATCATGGGAGTGAAGATCCTTGTGGGATCAATGTAAAATCATGAAGATGTACATAGCAGATAATGGATATAGACTgaaatttgggttttgtttaaaagattttgttggggccagagcaatagtatagtaggtgtttgccttgcacacagctgtgccaggttcactccccagcatcccatatggtccccagagcactgccaggattagttcctaagtacagagccgaAATAACCCACGAGCATCACTGGatggcaaatatttttttaaataaataggtaGCTGGTGTTACTGTGAAGGTCAGGTTATTAGGGCAAATGAACTAAACTATGTTAGCAAAAGACAGACTGGGATGAAGAGCTAACCAGGAGACCTGAAATATTTTACCTTAGTTTTTTTGAAGACTTAGGTTATAAGACTCTTCAGGGTTCTAAAAGAGGACCAATAAGTACCACTGAGAGATAATGGAAGTCAGCTGATAGGATATTTGGTACTAAGGGACAGTTCTATAGCAATGACTGGTGCAGTCACTGATCTAAAGGAGCAATATGCAAAGGACTCATGAGAGTTTGATTCTACTGGTGCCTAATAGGGGTGTTACAAGTCTTGATGCTAGAGAGTAATTGGGTGTCCACGTACACTTAAGTTTGTATGTCTACAATACACTTTCAAAATTGTGGTTTCTCTCTTCATAGAAATAACAGGGTAATGCAGACAGACATGACAGATCATAGATTCAatacaagaattaaaaaaaatattccaaactCTATTAAAACAATGTGTTCTGCAACAAACATCTGACAGAATTGAGGATCTGTTTCTAAGGTATATATAATACTACCACTCAATTTGTTGGCACAATAGCTATTCCACAGAAAACAGGGATTATCACTGACAAGACCATTGAACAAAATCTCATCTCTGCAAGATTCATTGTTACATCACTCTTTCCCACTAAGAGGCTTCTAATACATCAAAATTTCAATGTTCTTTCTCAGTAAATATGCCCCATAGCTTAAATCAGACTGGTGACAATATGTGAGGGCCCCTATCAATCAGGACCTTCTTAGAGGTCCTCATCTCTAATATGTGACAATCTGTTGGGGATTTCTTATATGACAATATgccattatttttcttcatggATTAGAAAATGTACTATGACTCCTGTTCGTGCTTTCTCATCTCTCTCAAGTGTGAATACTCTGATGAACATTCAGCACTGATTTCTGAACAAAGCCTTTCCCACACACTACACATTTGTAGGGTTTGTCTCCAGTGTGCGTTGTCTGGTGTTTATTCAAATTTGACCTATCAGTGAAGGCCTTCCCGCACTCACAACACACATACGgcttctctcctgtgtgaattctTTGATGTACTTGAAGTTGTGATTTCTTAGTGAAAGATTTGCCACAATCGCTGCATTCATAAGGTTTCTCGCCGGTGTGAATTCTATGATGTATGATTAACTCTGACTTCTGCCTGAAGCTCTTTCCACATTCAGAACAGATGtagggtttctctccagtatgtgtTTTCTGGTGCTTACTGAGGTTTGACCTACCACTAAAGGCTTtaccacacacagcacacacataagGTTTTTCTCCTGTGTGAATTGGTTGGTGCACCAACAGCTGAGATTTCGAGGTGAAGGATTTCCCACAATCACCACattcataaggtttctctccgGTATGAATCCTCTGATGAGTAATGAAGTTTGACTTCCGGATAAAGGCCCGTCCACACTCAGCGCACACATAGGGTTTCTCTCCTGTATGAATTTTCTGATGCACAATGAGTATTGATTTCTGGTTGAAGGCTTTTCCACATTCATGGCATTCATACTGTCTTTCTCCGGTGTGAATTTTCTGGTGTATGTTGAGGTGTGACTTTTGTGTGAAGGCTTTCCCACAGGTATTACattcataaggtttctctccgGTATGAATTCTTTGATGTGTAATCAAGTCTGACCTTTGagtgaaggcctttccacatttAGCACATATGTAAGATTTTTCTCCTGTGTGAGTTTTCTGATGTGTAATAAGATTTGACCGGTTAGTGAACGCCTTCCCACATTTGGTACACATGTaaggtttctctcctgtgtgaattcGTTTATGAACATGGAGTTGTGACTTGGAAGTAAAAGATTTCCCACAATGTCCACATTTATAAGGTTTTTCTCCTGTATGAATGATCTGATGTGCAATCAAGTGTGCCTTCTGGATGAAGGCTAGCCCACATTTCACACATACATATGATTTTTCTCCTGTATGGATCCTCTGATGCACAGTGAGTGCTGACTTCTGAGTAAAGGCTTTTCCACAATCGCTACACCCATATGGTTTTTCCCCAGTGTGAATTCTTTGATGTATAACCAACTCTGACCTATAGGTAAAGGCCTTACCACATTCAGTACATATGGAAGATTTCTCTCTCATTTGAGTTTTTTTCTGAGTAATGAGGTTGGAGTTATTATTGAAGGTCTTCCCAAATTCAGTACTTATAAAAGGTTTTGTTCTTGTGTGAATTCGTTGATGGACCTGGAGTTGAGACTTGGAGATGAAGGATTTCCCGCAGTTATTACATGCATATGGTCTTTCTCCTGTGTGAATTCTTCGGTGTGCAATCAAGTGTGTTTTCTGGATGAAGGCCTGACCACATTCAATACAAATATAGGATCTTTCACCTGTATGAATTTTCTGATGCATCTTGAGTGTGGACTTTTGTGTGAATGCTTTGCCACAATCACTGCATTCATGGTGTCTTTCTCCAGTATGAATTTTCTGATGTATACTGAGATCTGAGTTATAAGAGAAACCTTTTCCACATTCACTACATTCATACAGTTTTTCTCCAGTATGAATTCTCTGATGCCTGAAGAGAGAAGATACTTGGAAAAAGGCTTTTCCACATTCACTGCACTTGTAAGGTTTCTCTCTAGTGTGGGTTCTTTGATGTGTAACAAACTCTGACTTCTGCACAAAAGCCTTCCCACAGTCAATACAGACATATAGTCTTTCTCCTGTATGAACTTTCAGATGTACTTTGATTTGTGACTTCTGGGCAAAGATCTTTCCAAAGTCTACACATTCAAAAGCTTTCCTCCTAGTATTAATTTTGTGATGTTGAGAGGGTGCTTGTTCACAGCTATAGAATTTTCCACATTGACTAAAGTCCCATAAATTCTCTCCTGTTGAAGTATGCTCACGGTCATTGGGAGAAAGAATTTTACTGTATTCAGTAATCTTATTCATATTCTTTGATGCAACATTCCTATTATGTCTGTACAAGTCTAAATTATGCTTCAAAGCATTAGCAAATGAATCACAATGGTGGGGTTTTTTTGAGTAAGAAAAGTCTGGACTCagatgaattatttttctaaggTCCTTATCATAATCCCTCTTGGTAGTCAACATTTTCTTGAAGAAAGCAACATTTCTTAAAGATATGTTTTCTCTTTGTTGGTAACTTCTTATCTGGTCACTGATCTGCCATACTtctagaatgaaatacaacaaaacaTCACCATTAGCATCACTTTGCTACATCACTCCATGTAGAAAACAGCTATTTTAGAAATTCTCTGCCATGAGATGTGAAACCCAGTCTCCccttttcaaaggaaaataagaTTTTAGCTCAAAGAGTAGTtagctaggggccagagagagagaaagaacaattgGCAGGgcactcaggttcgatccccagcattccatatggtccccaagtaccaccaagagacATTACTGAGTACATAGGCAAGGGTAAtgtgccagatgtggcccccaaaactaaaaacaaaaagaaagaaaacaaaaaaaagagcagTGGGGTCAAagtggtaatacagtgggtaaagtgcttgccttgaaggcagctgacccgggtttggtccttggcatctcatatggtcaggggtgattcctgagtgcagagccaggaataagccctgaactaCTTAGTGTGACACCAAAAAGCAGTGTGGGAGTGACGAAAGAGCAGTTAGTAGCtgagttagaaaagaaaaatcttatggCTCATCCAGGTAGAACACAGAGAAAAGGGTGAAGGCAAATCATTTGATGATAAGCCAGCTAACAGTCTACAAAAGTAGaataaggcaaaaaaataatttaacacagTAACACATACATAAATGATACTAATGATACTAATGTTGCTAAGTCCTTCCACAGGGCAGCTCACCCATGTCACAAATTAAAAACCTGGGCCTAATGTATGCAAATTAAATACTCTGCTGCTAATATATCTCTCACCCCTCCAAgtcataacattttaaaagaaaatacatgaacttaaaaaatgtttttttggagccaaagtgatagcatagtgggtagggtgcttgccttgcacatgactgacctgggtttgatccttggcacccttaTGATCCACTGAGGACTGcctggagtgatgcctgagcacaaagcctgagagccactgagtgtggacccccacaaaataactaaaattaattaaacatgTTTCTTTTGGAACTATGTGTGGTGATGGGATGTTAACCAGACTTAACTTTGATCATTTTACAGTAAATACTATCACAAAATTATTATAACATATACTTAAAGCTAATATAGTATTATTtgtaaattctatttaaatttaaaatgtatctggGTGAAAGATTTAGCTCAGCGCTatagcacttgttttgcatgtgtagggctcaatctctggcactacacaAAAAACCCTGTTATAAAACAGAGTTTTATAAAACATGGAGGCTATATAAATTGGTGTGGGGAAAAGAAAGggagtaaatttaaaaattaaaattatccagACTTATGATTACAGTGGTCCTGAATAAGGATCATGATTGAACTCAAACACTATGTTAGAAAAGCAATTACAAAAATCAGTCAACTAGTCAGAGACTGCAGTTGTTGTAAAGTCTCTCAAGCAACATCAGAAGGAAATATTATAAAACTGTTTATCTAAAGTGTAAGTGACATTGAGCCATAAGCCATCATTTGGAGGAAAGGCCTGGAGGGAAATTAGAGATATCAGGTTGGTGCCTACGGACAAAACTGGAGAGTGTGCTTAAAGATAAAATTCTGATACAACTCAAggtgaaaaagaaacagaagaggggccagagcaagagtacaacGAGTAGGGGGTTTGcactgcacacagccaatccaggtttgatctctccaccaccaagagccttcagaaattatctctgagcacaaccagaagtaagccctaagcactgccgggtatgccccctcccccccacacacacgataaagaaacaaaaggaaaaaaattagaaatgggagaggggccagagcgacagtacagcagttaaatagcttgctttgcacaacatgtccaactcaggtttgatccctggaaccttatatggtccctggagccagccaggagtgatcactgaatgtagagccaggagtcagccctgagcacagccaggtgtggctcaaaaaaataaacctccacaaaaaaatagaaaggggaTGGAAGTTATGGAAGAGTGTGACTAATTTTGAAAAGGAATTTATAAAtgctaaatacatttttaaaaaactggacaaagaggaagaaaatgctAGAGAAAAAGCCTAATCAAggataaaagaaatattcaatgAAGCATAATGCACATAATACAGTCTAAAAgtcaagaaagaagacagaatcaACAGAAACAATTATGCAGAACATGTGCAGTTACTGAGAAGGCAATGTCAAAGGTCTTTCAGCAATACAAAAATTTAGAATCgtcctgaggctggagtgatagcacagcaggtagggcgtttgccttggacacggccgacccaggttcaattcccagcatcccatatggttccctgagcaccgccaggggtggttcctgagtgcaaagccaggagtaacccctgtgcatcaccaggtgtgacccaaaaagcaaaaaaaaaaaattagaatcgtCCAGAAGTGTCATCTTAGTAGCATTTCACAGATGTCCTTCTTTGCCATAATAGCTGAAAATTATTCCCATcttccatcttttttgtttggttttttggggggtcacacctggcagtgctcagggtttagttctgcctttgcactcaggagtctgtctcagcaggtttgggggaccatagcaggtgctggaaatcaaacccgggtcaattgtgtgcaagacaaatgctctaaccactgtactaccactccagtcctcCTCCCATATGGATCACACTTACCTGGGCAGCCCTGACCTGGGCTCTCACCCTGCGCTGTCCAGGGCTCTTTTCCTTGCTCCAACAAGAAAACCTCTGGCTTGGGAACTTGATACCCTGTCCATGAGGAAGAATAAACAAGACCAGGTTGAGCAAATTCTGTTTCAGAGCTCAATCAGTAAAGTCTTGTTACTCAGCAGGGCTTTGTTTTCCAAGGGAGTAAACGACCACAGAGGGTCCTTGAGTAACAGTCCTGTTATAGCATCAATGAGCAAAAGCATTCTGGCCACTGCTGAACAAAACAGCACTGAGAATCCTGCTGCCCTGCTGTCCTCTTTTGCTGAAAGTCGTAATTTCCAAGAACTTGAGTGTATTAGCAAGGACTAACTGTATCTCTGGGAATGGTAATATTCAGtgtcccaaaggaaaaaaagtaccTAAAAAAAATGAAGGACAAAGCTACCATATTTGAGATACTCAGCACACTTGGGAACTAGAAAGAGACGCTCTCAGCAGGGCGTCCTCTCAGCTAAGCAGGTGACTGCACTTACCTACTGAGAGCAGGTGGCtgtaggtctccagcatcacatcccGGTACAAGTTTTTCTGAGCAAGGTCTAGATGCTGCCACTCCTCTCTGCTGAAATCTACAGTCACATCCCTGAAGGATACTGATTCCTGTAAGGGCACATTCCTGTTCAATGTGAATAATTTGCTGAGCCCAGCTGGATGTgatcccccatcccccaaaatgaactaaaataaaagcaacagcGCAAAGGGCTGCAGTacaagccttgcatgtgtgagacccgggTCGATACTCAAATGCCTCCTGTCCTAACACCACCAAATGTGGTTCTGGTAGCTCCAACTCGGACTTGCACCACTGGGCTGATTTTCACTGTGAGTGACCTCCAGGTTCCCAAACACAGCTGGGATGACAACCCTCCACTCCCAcaaaaagagagaagacacagattCAGAGGTCTTAAAAAGATCCTTTTCTTGGAAACAAACTTAGGAACACAAGTGAACACACTTAGGAGCACAAGgtaactatatattatatatggaaGGTGAACTTATTTTAGTTGAGGCatttaagttggaaaaaaatgtaatatagaaTTAGGGGTGGTGGAGGCAATTCCCcacccctaaaaaaagaaaaaaggaaagaaaggcatGATGATATGAAAATAAACAAGTTTGGAGAATAGCAAATACCTCTGTATTATTTTAAGTCTGCATAACATCAATGAGAAGATTATGGGTAAAatgggttttgattttgtttctggtgtcagggattaaccCAGGACATCATACATGTGATACCCACTcagggcttttctttttttttctttttgggtcacaatgggcaatgctcaagggttcctcctagttttacactcaggaatcactcctggtggtgctcaggtgaccatatgggatgctgggaatcgaacccgagtcggccatgtgcaaggcaaacaccctacccgctgtgctattgctccaggccccatcACTCAGAGTTCTGAGAGAAAAACAGTTTGATCAGAGTAAAGATGGgtttttctaccttttttttttaaactttttattttttcaactgtCTTTGattcacacctggtagtgctcagggttcactcctggtgatgctggagaatgaacccaggtcagatgcatgcaagtcaagtaagtgccttacctgctctgctatcttttcaatctctgatttttttctatttttaagttaaggtaaatagggctggagccatagtactgcAGGgaaggcgtgtgccttgcacatggccgacctaggtttaatccctggcatcccatatggttctctgagcaccaccaggagaaatctttgagcatcgctgggtgtgatccaaaaaaagccaaaaaaagaattaaagtaaTTAAGcttttttcctctaagatttCTATTGCAAGATCAcctaataaattataaaaattccaCACAGAATGATTCTATACATTAAGTTTGGATAGAATTAAAATAGCATCATTATGCAACTCCTAATAAAATATGCTATTTAGATGATTCTCTGTAATAGTTGCTCAACTGTTTCAGGTGAAAGGTTGAAG
This Sorex araneus isolate mSorAra2 chromosome 8, mSorAra2.pri, whole genome shotgun sequence DNA region includes the following protein-coding sequences:
- the LOC101539110 gene encoding zinc finger protein 585A isoform X1, producing MTMPANWTSLQRSWAPVPEEIGSLCEESVSFRDVTVDFSREEWQHLDLAQKNLYRDVMLETYSHLLSVGYQVPKPEVFLLEQGKEPWTAQGESPGQGCPEVWQISDQIRSYQQRENISLRNVAFFKKMLTTKRDYDKDLRKIIHLSPDFSYSKKPHHCDSFANALKHNLDLYRHNRNVASKNMNKITEYSKILSPNDREHTSTGENLWDFSQCGKFYSCEQAPSQHHKINTRRKAFECVDFGKIFAQKSQIKVHLKVHTGERLYVCIDCGKAFVQKSEFVTHQRTHTREKPYKCSECGKAFFQVSSLFRHQRIHTGEKLYECSECGKGFSYNSDLSIHQKIHTGERHHECSDCGKAFTQKSTLKMHQKIHTGERSYICIECGQAFIQKTHLIAHRRIHTGERPYACNNCGKSFISKSQLQVHQRIHTRTKPFISTEFGKTFNNNSNLITQKKTQMREKSSICTECGKAFTYRSELVIHQRIHTGEKPYGCSDCGKAFTQKSALTVHQRIHTGEKSYVCVKCGLAFIQKAHLIAHQIIHTGEKPYKCGHCGKSFTSKSQLHVHKRIHTGEKPYMCTKCGKAFTNRSNLITHQKTHTGEKSYICAKCGKAFTQRSDLITHQRIHTGEKPYECNTCGKAFTQKSHLNIHQKIHTGERQYECHECGKAFNQKSILIVHQKIHTGEKPYVCAECGRAFIRKSNFITHQRIHTGEKPYECGDCGKSFTSKSQLLVHQPIHTGEKPYVCAVCGKAFSGRSNLSKHQKTHTGEKPYICSECGKSFRQKSELIIHHRIHTGEKPYECSDCGKSFTKKSQLQVHQRIHTGEKPYVCCECGKAFTDRSNLNKHQTTHTGDKPYKCVVCGKGFVQKSVLNVHQSIHT
- the LOC101539110 gene encoding zinc finger protein 585B isoform X2, with the protein product MREKSSICTECGKAFTYRSELVIHQRIHTGEKPYGCSDCGKAFTQKSALTVHQRIHTGEKSYVCVKCGLAFIQKAHLIAHQIIHTGEKPYKCGHCGKSFTSKSQLHVHKRIHTGEKPYMCTKCGKAFTNRSNLITHQKTHTGEKSYICAKCGKAFTQRSDLITHQRIHTGEKPYECNTCGKAFTQKSHLNIHQKIHTGERQYECHECGKAFNQKSILIVHQKIHTGEKPYVCAECGRAFIRKSNFITHQRIHTGEKPYECGDCGKSFTSKSQLLVHQPIHTGEKPYVCAVCGKAFSGRSNLSKHQKTHTGEKPYICSECGKSFRQKSELIIHHRIHTGEKPYECSDCGKSFTKKSQLQVHQRIHTGEKPYVCCECGKAFTDRSNLNKHQTTHTGDKPYKCVVCGKGFVQKSHLKRHQRSHTGEKPYGCTDCGKAFSHKSTLIKHQRIHTGIRPFECFFCGKAFTQKSHRREHQRTHTGERPFMCSECGKSFGEKSYLNVHRKIHTGERPYHCRECGKAFSQKSCLNKHWRTHTGEKPYGCSECGKAFHQKPNLSRHQKIHARKNAYGNENIMIMGKP